A single window of Sparus aurata chromosome 22, fSpaAur1.1, whole genome shotgun sequence DNA harbors:
- the cep57l1 gene encoding centrosomal protein CEP57L1 produces METHYDQILDSPSKNSYIGSYYQPPDRIIPKPRQLEFPAQSSMSMDAEMNSPRESQSKPNVDSRAVVDALKTLQQKIRRLELERKQAEKSYKQFSHDAQNHEQLTASYTMPGQPVASLPETDKSEKQEIDSKLQSAEARCKVLEKQLDYMRKMVENAKKEKNALMEDQASLQNQRPSSSNSQSQREKLEKLESECLKLSRTQALAEAKLSILEQKLLKEEHERQLVQEKADMLQRELDINLRLSVPTSEEIKLKKKTRTTKKTSRQNERASPSSLRHNKMPFVAGTSTSPSHSVHANVQSILHMMKHHQPQLCERMSALHKSACGARKSLQKDFSPPSSTSYKPDGELDQAERSLGSLSDLLLALQDELGQMSFEHQELVGQIDATQEREHRQDLQRELERLVARMEEKGAQITKLRKHQRTVHKMTQNQPPAEEHAAKKLIKPPVKAKCKAKKGLTAQNNLQLLRETQKFRNSLKQDDLSWET; encoded by the exons ATTTTAGACTCACCCTCCAAAAATAGTTACATCGGTAGCTATTACCAGCCTCCGGACAGGATAATACCAAAACCAAGACAGCTGGAGTTCCCTGCGCAATCATCCATGAGCATGGACGCAGAGATGAACAGTCCGCGGGAATCTCAATCCAAACCTAATGTTGACAGCAGAG CTGTTGTTGATGCACTGAAGACCCTCCAGCAGAAAATCAGGCGGTTGGAACTGGAAAGGAAGCAAGCAGAGAAGAGCTACAAGCAGTTCTCCCATGATGCTCAGAATCATGAGCAGCTCACAGCATCTTACACGATGCCTGGTCAACCAGTAGCCAGCCTGCCTGAGACAGATAAATCTGAAAAGCAAG AGATCGACTCAAAGCTGCAGTCTGCAGAGGCTAGGTGTAAGGTACTTGAGAAGCAGCTGGACTATATGAGGAAGATGGTTGAAAATGCTAAGAAGGAGAAGAACGCTCTCATGGAGGACCAG GCTTCACTGCAGAACCAGCGGCCAAGCAGCTCAAACAGCCAATCTCAGCGGGAGAAGCTGGAGAAACTTGAATCGGAATGTCTTAAATTGAGCAGGACCCAAGCTTTGGCGGAG GCGAAGCTTTCTATTTTGGAGCAAAAACTACTGAAAGAGGAACATGAACGCCAGCTTGTGCAGGAGAAAGCAGACATG CTGCAGAGGGAGCTGGACATCAACCTGCGATTGTCTGTGCCAACTTCTGAAGAGATCAAGCTAAAGAAGAAAACCAGGACCACCAAG AAAACCTCCAGACAGAATGAGCGGGCATCACCAAGCAGCTTAAGGCACAACAAAATGCCCTTTGTTGCAGGAACT TCGACGAGCCCAAGCCACTCAGTCCACGCCAATGTACAAAGTATCCTTCACATGATGAAGcaccatcagcctcagctgtgtgAGCGAATGAGCGCTCTGCACAAATCTGCTTGTGGAGCCAGGAAAAGCCTCCAAAAGGACTTTTCTCCACCTTCCAGCACCTCTTACAAACCTGACGGGGAGCTCGACCAAGCAGAACGGTCACTGGGCtcgctgtctgacctgctgttgGCTCTGCAGGACGAGCTCGGACAGATGAGCTT TGAGCATCAGGAGTTGGTGGGTCAGATAGACGCAACCCAAGAGCGCGAGCATAGGCAGGATCTGCAGAGAGAACTAGAGCGGTTAGTCGCCAGGATGGAGGAGAAGGGAGCTCAGATCACCAAGCTCCGCAAACACCAGCGGACA GTCCATAAAATGACCCAGAACCAGCCACCTGCTGAGGAACACGCAGCCAAGAAATTGATCAAGCCTCCTGTTAAGGCTAAGTGTAAAGCAAAGAAAGGCTTGACCGCTCAAAACAACCTGCAGCTTCTCAGAGAAACACAGAAGTTCAGAAACAGCCTGAAACAAGACGACCTCTCCTGGGAAACATGA